A single window of Bacteroidota bacterium DNA harbors:
- a CDS encoding acyloxyacyl hydrolase: protein MKRIITIFFILISYALFCQDTLPGKKLYVNLNAHYGFIIPHHRNMEYLIKSHVPAGELNFILQTNGAKRWEQVYKNPEKGLGLYFADLGNAEQLGQAIGIFPFVNFPLNPDRKFKLYIRASDGIGLITKPYNRIDNHKNNINGSLLNAFINLKLNSVFYPAKNMRMETGIGLSHLSNGAWTMPNLGINIATVNVGISFKKSENKNQQSAIIQAVKPDTLKQKYFFTIIAAAGQNEASAPDGKKYAAYSVYATEWKTVSEKSRFCMGADAFYEMKNLATAERDTLFDTSNKLNNLQLGLRFGYELVVGKFSLPLEMGAYVFSKTTVKGPLYHRIGIRYQATQHFIINYTLKTHWATAENVEFGIGYKF, encoded by the coding sequence GTGAAAAGAATCATTACCATATTCTTTATTTTAATTTCTTATGCTTTATTCTGCCAGGATACACTTCCCGGGAAAAAACTTTATGTCAATCTGAACGCGCACTATGGCTTCATCATTCCGCATCACCGCAATATGGAATATCTCATCAAGAGCCACGTTCCGGCAGGAGAATTGAACTTTATTCTGCAAACAAACGGAGCAAAGCGATGGGAACAGGTTTATAAAAATCCGGAAAAGGGTTTAGGTCTTTATTTTGCCGATCTGGGAAATGCCGAACAACTCGGACAGGCAATTGGAATTTTTCCATTTGTAAATTTTCCGCTCAATCCCGATAGAAAGTTCAAGCTTTATATTCGGGCAAGCGATGGAATCGGCCTCATTACAAAGCCCTATAACCGCATTGACAATCACAAAAATAATATCAACGGTTCGCTTCTCAATGCTTTTATCAATCTTAAGTTGAATTCTGTTTTTTATCCTGCAAAAAACATGAGAATGGAAACGGGTATCGGGCTTTCTCACCTGTCGAATGGAGCGTGGACGATGCCGAATCTGGGAATAAACATTGCCACGGTGAATGTGGGAATCAGTTTTAAGAAATCAGAAAACAAAAATCAGCAATCAGCGATAATACAAGCTGTGAAACCTGATACCCTGAAGCAGAAATATTTTTTTACAATCATTGCCGCGGCAGGACAGAATGAAGCAAGTGCGCCCGATGGAAAAAAATATGCGGCTTATTCTGTCTATGCAACTGAATGGAAAACTGTTTCAGAAAAATCGCGCTTCTGCATGGGAGCAGATGCCTTTTACGAAATGAAAAACCTTGCCACAGCGGAACGCGATACTCTTTTTGATACAAGCAATAAACTTAATAACCTGCAGTTGGGTTTACGCTTTGGCTACGAACTTGTGGTTGGAAAGTTTTCTCTCCCGCTTGAAATGGGAGCGTATGTTTTTTCAAAGACAACTGTAAAGGGACCTCTTTACCACCGGATCGGAATCCGCTATCAGGCAACCCAACACTTCATCATCAATTACACGCTGAAAACTCACTGGGCAACTGCTGAAAATGTTGAGTTCGGAATTGGATATAAGTTTTGA
- a CDS encoding T9SS type A sorting domain-containing protein — protein sequence MKKNLYSIVCGIFLCSSVFSQVVSSGRFHSLFTCNIGSAKSAGLNLTGQLGDGTTANKLSPVQVSGFTANIMAVSGGKNHSLFLKNDGTVWACGYNNYGQLGDGTNTQRNSPVQVSGLTGITAIANKENHSLFLKSDSTVWACGFNASGVLGDGTTVDKSTPVQVSGLTGIIAIAAGGDHSIFLKSDGTVWACGNNTQWQIGDGTGITRTTPVQVSGLTGIIAITTGYYHSLFLKSDGTVWASGSNNGTYGDGNINSSPVPVQSLITGVIAIGAGTGGYSLFVKNDGTVWGSGANSYGQLGNGNTTDVTTPVQASGLANIIAATGGNAFSLFVKNDGTVWACGQNSYGQLGIGNMTEQHTPVQITSLCSVVGVEEQQWQEEAGEIQVYPNPTSGLFNVQMSKLANLPVPQAGVQMNSIEVYNVFGECIHQHISTSAHPHIDLSEAPEGIYFVKIETAQGIVSKKVVVAR from the coding sequence ATGAAAAAAAATCTATATAGCATAGTTTGTGGTATTTTTCTTTGTTCATCTGTTTTTTCACAGGTGGTTTCTTCAGGGAGATTTCATTCACTTTTTACTTGCAACATAGGTAGTGCAAAAAGTGCTGGGCTTAATCTCACTGGGCAGTTAGGGGATGGAACTACCGCAAACAAATTATCTCCTGTGCAGGTTAGCGGATTTACTGCTAATATTATGGCTGTTAGTGGGGGTAAAAATCACTCTTTATTTTTAAAGAATGATGGCACTGTCTGGGCTTGCGGATATAATAATTATGGCCAGTTAGGAGATGGCACAAATACTCAACGAAATTCTCCCGTACAGGTAAGTGGGCTTACAGGTATAACTGCCATAGCTAACAAAGAGAATCATTCTCTTTTTTTAAAAAGTGACAGCACGGTTTGGGCTTGCGGGTTTAATGCTTCGGGGGTATTAGGTGATGGAACAACCGTAGATAAATCAACCCCTGTGCAGGTGAGCGGGCTTACTGGTATTATCGCTATTGCAGCGGGAGGTGACCATTCTATTTTCCTGAAAAGTGATGGTACTGTATGGGCTTGTGGAAATAATACCCAATGGCAGATTGGGGATGGAACAGGTATAACCAGAACCACACCAGTGCAGGTAAGTGGGCTTACTGGTATTATCGCAATTACAACGGGATATTATCATTCCCTTTTTCTAAAAAGTGACGGCACGGTGTGGGCTTCCGGATCTAACAATGGCACATATGGAGATGGAAATATTAATAGCAGTCCCGTGCCGGTGCAATCGCTGATTACAGGTGTTATCGCAATAGGCGCAGGAACTGGTGGTTATTCTCTTTTTGTAAAAAATGATGGCACCGTTTGGGGAAGCGGTGCGAACAGCTATGGGCAGCTTGGAAATGGAAATACAACTGATGTAACCACTCCTGTGCAGGCAAGCGGGCTTGCAAATATCATTGCTGCCACAGGAGGAAATGCTTTTTCTCTTTTTGTTAAAAACGATGGCACGGTTTGGGCATGCGGGCAAAACAGTTATGGGCAATTAGGTATAGGAAATATGACCGAGCAGCACACGCCTGTTCAGATAACAAGTTTATGCTCGGTGGTGGGGGTGGAGGAGCAGCAGTGGCAGGAGGAGGCAGGAGAAATACAGGTTTATCCAAATCCCACGAGCGGGCTGTTTAATGTGCAGATGAGTAAATTAGCCAACCTGCCCGTTCCGCAGGCGGGTGTGCAGATGAACAGCATAGAAGTTTATAATGTATTTGGAGAATGTATTCATCAGCATATCAGCACATCCGCACATCCGCACATTGACTTAAGCGAAGCGCCCGAAGGAATTTATTTTGTAAAGATTGAAACAGCGCAAGGCATAGTGAGCAAGAAGGTGGTGGTGGCGAGGTAA
- a CDS encoding glycosyltransferase family 39 protein produces MKRSLIACWLAVLVLLTYRISYMKLDSKEPFVVTTWDALGYYFYLPSAFIYHDASELKWFSKIDSAYSVSGGQLYQAGKSKNGNYVFNYLSGVAILQAPFFLTAHAVAGIAGYARDGFSPPYQYAIAFSAIIYCVLGIFLLRKILLNYFDDATTAVTLLLLLLASNFVQYVSIDGAMSHSYIFSMYVLVLYAAMKWHEKPAVRWACITGFIIGLATISRPTELIILFIPLLWGLQTKESSKQKWDSVKANKSHIVYAALCGFIGVLPQMIYWKITSGSFIYDVGSKWDFLSPHFRVLFGWEKGWFIYTPVTVLFVAGLFFMKKFPFRKSVITFCLLNIWVITAWHDWRYGASYSCRALVESYPVFALALGTFIQKINFSRWKYAFYAVGCYLIFVNLFQIVQYNSTLLHYNDMNRKYYSGIYLNMHPSPFDMSLLDTDEMLTDESNYQKIILANADSISNIALEPYASSSLFETKISTAETKNNNHEDWIKIEATITIRKGTWGCFINSELQTGDSIKHDKVRLQNAISSPGKDNEYGFYVKVPEYFRQSIFRLSIYSPCELEGEIKKMKVTRLTSR; encoded by the coding sequence ATGAAACGTTCCCTGATTGCTTGCTGGCTGGCGGTTCTTGTATTGCTGACCTACAGAATTTCATACATGAAACTTGATTCTAAGGAACCATTCGTTGTAACAACATGGGATGCCTTAGGATATTATTTTTATCTGCCATCGGCATTTATTTACCACGATGCTTCTGAATTAAAATGGTTTTCGAAAATTGACAGCGCCTATTCTGTATCGGGCGGACAGTTGTATCAGGCAGGAAAATCAAAGAACGGAAATTATGTTTTTAATTATCTGAGTGGCGTTGCCATTCTTCAAGCTCCGTTTTTTTTAACGGCTCATGCAGTTGCAGGCATTGCAGGATATGCCCGTGACGGATTTTCTCCTCCCTATCAATACGCCATTGCTTTCAGTGCAATTATTTATTGCGTGTTAGGAATTTTCCTTCTCAGAAAAATACTGCTGAATTATTTTGATGACGCAACCACCGCTGTAACATTATTGCTCTTGTTGCTTGCAAGCAATTTTGTTCAATACGTTTCAATAGATGGAGCCATGAGCCACAGTTATATTTTTTCCATGTATGTGCTGGTACTTTATGCTGCCATGAAGTGGCATGAAAAACCTGCAGTTCGCTGGGCTTGTATAACCGGATTCATAATCGGGTTAGCCACCATCTCCCGTCCTACTGAATTAATTATCCTGTTCATTCCGCTATTGTGGGGTTTGCAGACTAAAGAATCATCAAAGCAAAAATGGGATTCAGTGAAGGCAAATAAGAGCCATATCGTTTATGCAGCATTATGCGGGTTTATAGGTGTGCTTCCTCAAATGATATACTGGAAGATCACATCCGGCTCATTCATTTATGATGTGGGAAGCAAGTGGGATTTTCTGTCTCCGCATTTCAGGGTTTTATTCGGCTGGGAAAAAGGTTGGTTTATTTACACGCCTGTAACGGTTTTATTTGTAGCGGGATTATTTTTTATGAAAAAATTTCCTTTCCGTAAATCTGTAATCACTTTTTGTTTATTGAATATATGGGTAATAACTGCATGGCACGATTGGCGGTATGGAGCCAGCTATTCCTGCCGCGCTTTAGTTGAAAGCTATCCGGTATTTGCACTCGCGCTGGGTACGTTTATTCAGAAAATTAATTTTTCAAGGTGGAAATATGCCTTTTATGCAGTTGGATGTTATTTGATTTTTGTCAACCTGTTTCAGATTGTGCAATATAACAGCACCCTTCTTCATTACAATGACATGAACCGGAAATATTATTCAGGCATTTATTTGAATATGCATCCTTCGCCTTTTGATATGAGTTTGCTTGATACGGATGAAATGCTTACTGATGAAAGCAATTACCAGAAAATCATTTTAGCGAATGCAGACAGTATAAGCAACATTGCTCTCGAACCCTATGCGTCTTCCTCTTTATTCGAAACAAAAATCTCAACTGCCGAAACGAAAAATAATAATCACGAAGACTGGATTAAAATTGAAGCGACTATTACTATCCGCAAAGGCACGTGGGGATGTTTTATAAATTCAGAACTTCAGACGGGCGATTCAATCAAGCACGATAAGGTAAGACTGCAAAATGCAATAAGTAGTCCGGGTAAGGATAACGAATACGGATTTTATGTGAAGGTGCCTGAATATTTCAGGCAAAGCATATTCAGATTATCCATTTATTCCCCATGCGAACTGGAGGGAGAAATAAAAAAGATGAAAGTAACCCGTTTAACGAGCCGGTAA
- a CDS encoding tetratricopeptide repeat protein, whose product MKKIKLPHPLILIVGIGFLLYARSLSFDYTNFDDNSLIQDNQNYISDISNLADAFRKTVFITGSDVFYRPVETVWFMLNAQFGGTNLFVYHLSALLLHFLAVYFVFLLLRRFNNSEEVSLFLSLIFLVHPVLTQAVVWVPGVVDILTTVFSVSAFLFFLNFIKSRKRKHFVLHILFFALALYTKEISIGIIVVCLFYLHFIEKEKLVSYNKKVFLAGWLVVSAVWFMMRDAALQSQQGKGVSSMISSVAENLTGFILYIGKILLPFNLSVMPVMKDNTFIFGIIALAIIIGVVFISKERKSNWILFSVIWFVIFLLPTFIRTSEFRVHQFYEHRMYLPMVGFLLLATQVDWIKNFSSEKTICRISAPAILLFFFMLTFRHEKTFSDTKLFLDNAIATAPNSSLAHRNMGIYFQDMDDKTGHKEKSFLENAAEEYKKSLGLNPNENDLHNNLGVIYDTWGKKDLAEKEYLAETKSNPANSQAWHNMGVICAERNENEKAEIYFKKAIELHPAASTYQQLALLYKKTGRKQEFEKIVSMLQNAQQGTQNSQNNLTVPNQAIPTDAASLGRQLMQQGKLQEAEKVFLKELSTDSLNKVVLFNLGLIYYSSKRLPDAENVWRKAVHIDSTYTDAYNNLAICLAQQGKNSEAEIVLKKLVSSNPDYADGYFNLANFYARNGRDDNALVYVNVLKKRGITKEQFAQRGIKLSAELEKIFDK is encoded by the coding sequence ATGAAAAAAATAAAACTCCCGCATCCGCTTATCCTTATTGTGGGAATTGGTTTTCTCCTCTACGCCCGTTCGCTTTCATTTGATTACACCAACTTTGACGACAATTCTCTCATTCAGGATAACCAGAATTATATTTCAGACATTTCAAATCTTGCCGATGCGTTCAGAAAAACAGTTTTCATTACCGGCTCAGATGTTTTTTACCGCCCTGTGGAAACGGTCTGGTTCATGCTCAACGCCCAATTTGGCGGAACCAATCTTTTCGTCTATCATCTTTCGGCTTTGCTTCTTCATTTTCTTGCAGTGTATTTTGTTTTTCTTTTACTCAGGCGATTTAATAATTCAGAAGAAGTTTCTCTTTTTCTTTCTCTGATATTTTTGGTTCACCCCGTGCTTACGCAGGCGGTTGTTTGGGTGCCGGGAGTGGTGGATATTCTGACAACGGTTTTTTCTGTCAGCGCTTTTCTTTTCTTTTTAAATTTCATTAAATCCCGGAAGAGAAAACATTTTGTATTGCACATTTTGTTTTTTGCTTTGGCTCTTTATACAAAGGAGATTTCCATAGGAATAATTGTGGTCTGTCTCTTTTATCTTCATTTCATTGAAAAAGAAAAATTAGTTTCATACAATAAGAAAGTTTTTCTTGCCGGCTGGCTGGTTGTATCTGCCGTATGGTTTATGATGCGCGATGCTGCTTTGCAGAGCCAGCAAGGCAAAGGAGTAAGTTCAATGATTTCGTCCGTTGCAGAAAACCTCACGGGCTTTATTCTGTATATCGGAAAGATTCTTTTGCCCTTCAATCTTTCTGTAATGCCTGTGATGAAAGACAATACTTTTATTTTCGGAATCATTGCATTGGCAATTATCATCGGAGTAGTCTTTATTTCAAAAGAAAGAAAATCAAACTGGATTTTGTTTTCTGTTATCTGGTTCGTGATTTTTCTTTTGCCTACATTTATCCGAACCAGTGAATTCCGCGTTCATCAGTTTTATGAGCACCGTATGTATTTGCCGATGGTTGGGTTTTTACTTCTTGCCACACAGGTTGACTGGATTAAAAACTTCTCTTCTGAAAAGACAATCTGTAGAATCTCTGCTCCGGCTATTTTGCTTTTCTTTTTCATGCTCACGTTCAGGCACGAGAAAACCTTCAGCGATACCAAATTATTTCTTGATAATGCAATTGCCACTGCACCCAATTCCTCTCTTGCTCACCGAAACATGGGAATTTATTTTCAGGATATGGATGACAAAACCGGGCATAAAGAAAAATCTTTTTTAGAAAATGCCGCTGAGGAGTACAAAAAGTCATTGGGATTAAATCCTAATGAAAATGATTTGCATAACAACCTTGGCGTGATTTATGACACATGGGGCAAAAAGGATTTGGCAGAGAAGGAATATCTGGCAGAAACAAAATCGAACCCTGCCAACAGTCAGGCGTGGCACAATATGGGAGTGATTTGCGCTGAAAGAAATGAAAATGAAAAAGCAGAAATATATTTTAAGAAGGCGATTGAATTGCATCCTGCCGCCAGCACGTATCAGCAGTTAGCGCTTCTTTATAAAAAAACGGGAAGGAAGCAGGAGTTTGAAAAAATTGTTTCCATGCTTCAGAACGCGCAACAGGGAACACAAAATTCTCAAAATAATCTTACAGTTCCCAATCAAGCGATTCCAACAGATGCTGCTTCGCTCGGAAGGCAATTAATGCAACAAGGCAAGCTTCAGGAAGCTGAAAAAGTTTTCCTGAAAGAACTTTCTACTGACTCGTTGAACAAAGTCGTTCTGTTCAATCTCGGACTCATTTATTATTCTTCCAAGCGATTGCCCGATGCGGAAAATGTTTGGAGAAAAGCTGTTCATATAGATTCTACCTACACCGATGCATATAATAACCTTGCTATCTGCCTTGCCCAGCAGGGAAAGAATTCTGAAGCTGAAATTGTTTTGAAGAAATTAGTTTCTTCCAACCCTGATTATGCTGACGGGTATTTCAACCTAGCTAACTTTTATGCCCGCAACGGCAGAGATGATAATGCGCTTGTGTATGTGAATGTGCTGAAGAAAAGAGGAATCACAAAAGAGCAGTTTGCACAGAGAGGAATTAAGCTGAGTGCTGAGCTTGAAAAAATATTTGATAAATAA
- a CDS encoding DUF5103 domain-containing protein — MKAKNIWLIVLYLHLPFAILHFTCFAQDTSQYYNSDFIRYDNFVYKKNIRTVQLQKDDWEFTAPVIKLGSTDKLRLSFDDLDAESKNYHFTIIHCDASWNPSDRLLQTEYISGFFDDNINDYQYSRNTIQKYVHYELLFPTENLKPSKSGNYLLKVFKDYDQNDLIITRRFMVLDERVNIIPDIHHATIVNDYNYKQEIDFSIQTPGYQIASPYQDLKVVLMQNDRWDNAITKLKPLFVKDNELTYDYDNDNVFPGGNEFRNFDIKSLRWNSEYVKYIASDSLNYHVYLFPGKRRNFFQYLSDKDIDGKYKITRQESSPSASETEAEYVYVHFTLPMDKPVEEGSIYVFGGLTDWKYSNEYKMHYNKILSQYEATLYVKQGYYNYEYVYLKDNEKSGDEAFIEGTHYETENDYVIYVYHKPISSNYDQLIGMKRFNSWRY; from the coding sequence ATGAAAGCAAAAAATATTTGGTTAATAGTTTTGTATTTACATCTGCCATTTGCCATTTTACATTTTACATGTTTTGCACAGGATACTTCTCAATATTACAATTCGGATTTCATTCGCTACGATAATTTCGTTTACAAGAAAAACATACGCACCGTTCAGTTGCAGAAAGATGACTGGGAGTTCACAGCGCCTGTCATCAAACTCGGCTCCACCGATAAACTCAGACTTTCGTTTGACGATTTGGATGCAGAATCAAAAAACTACCACTTCACCATCATTCATTGTGATGCGAGCTGGAATCCGAGCGACCGCCTTTTGCAGACAGAATACATCAGCGGTTTTTTTGACGACAACATCAACGATTACCAGTATTCCAGAAACACTATTCAGAAATACGTGCATTACGAATTACTTTTCCCTACAGAAAATCTCAAGCCATCCAAATCAGGAAATTACCTTCTGAAAGTTTTTAAGGATTACGACCAGAACGATCTTATTATCACAAGAAGATTCATGGTGCTGGATGAGCGCGTGAACATCATTCCTGACATTCATCACGCCACTATTGTGAATGATTACAACTATAAACAGGAAATTGATTTCTCCATTCAGACTCCCGGCTATCAAATCGCCAGTCCGTATCAGGATTTAAAAGTGGTGCTGATGCAGAACGACCGATGGGACAATGCCATCACCAAACTAAAGCCGCTCTTTGTAAAAGACAATGAACTTACGTATGATTATGATAACGACAATGTTTTTCCGGGAGGAAACGAGTTCAGGAACTTTGACATCAAAAGCTTACGGTGGAATTCTGAGTATGTAAAATATATTGCCAGCGATTCGCTGAACTATCATGTGTATCTTTTTCCGGGCAAGCGCAGAAACTTTTTTCAATACCTATCGGATAAGGACATTGACGGAAAATATAAAATCACGCGGCAGGAAAGTTCTCCCTCCGCCAGCGAAACCGAAGCCGAGTATGTGTATGTGCATTTTACGCTGCCGATGGATAAACCTGTTGAAGAGGGAAGCATTTATGTTTTTGGCGGGCTCACTGACTGGAAATATTCCAACGAATACAAAATGCATTACAATAAAATTTTATCTCAGTACGAAGCAACGCTTTACGTGAAGCAGGGTTATTACAACTACGAATACGTTTATCTGAAAGACAACGAAAAATCAGGCGATGAAGCTTTTATTGAAGGCACGCATTACGAAACCGAAAATGATTATGTGATTTATGTTTACCATAAACCCATCAGCAGCAATTACGACCAGTTGATTGGCATGAAAAGGTTTAACTCGTGGAGGTATTGA
- a CDS encoding DUF2807 domain-containing protein has protein sequence MLKRTGEKTSVIRELPPFTKIYLKDNVNVFITQGNLQEVKVEGGENLIPLVKTEVINGELHIDNDNKCNWSRSYKKGTLTVYVTIPSLRYISHHGSGKISSNGIISCDTLDILTNESGDVELWLNAHVVFNHLGTTSDVTLHGTSSLMGIYHTGEGYLHCEDLETDFTWSYSKASGNEYLNAKQSLALTIDWEGDVYYSGNPAASVKGTGNGKLIRLN, from the coding sequence ATGCTTAAGCGCACCGGTGAAAAAACTTCTGTGATACGCGAACTGCCTCCTTTTACAAAAATTTATCTTAAAGACAATGTGAACGTATTTATAACGCAGGGAAATTTACAGGAAGTAAAAGTGGAAGGCGGGGAAAATTTAATTCCGCTGGTAAAAACGGAAGTTATAAACGGTGAACTTCATATTGATAATGACAACAAATGCAATTGGTCCCGCAGCTATAAAAAAGGAACTCTTACTGTCTATGTAACCATTCCTTCGCTGCGATATATTTCACATCACGGCAGCGGAAAGATAAGCAGCAATGGAATTATTTCATGCGACACGCTTGATATTCTTACCAACGAATCCGGTGATGTTGAACTTTGGCTGAACGCCCATGTTGTTTTCAATCATCTGGGCACTACTTCAGATGTAACTCTTCACGGAACATCTTCTTTGATGGGGATTTATCATACCGGAGAAGGATATTTGCACTGCGAAGATCTGGAAACCGACTTCACCTGGTCTTATTCAAAAGCATCGGGCAATGAATACCTCAACGCGAAACAATCTCTTGCCCTAACGATTGACTGGGAAGGTGATGTTTATTATTCAGGAAACCCTGCTGCCAGCGTGAAAGGAACAGGAAACGGAAAATTAATCCGGCTGAACTGA